The stretch of DNA AGGTGTCTGAATTTGTGAAAACGCTGTACAACAAAGTACAAACAGGCTACATCAGTGCATAAATACAGCTCTGACACGCACTGCAAGTTCTGACCAGCAATGTCGGCTCACTGTAGTCAGCAAAGTGCGCTCTCTGTGAACGGAAGTCTGGCGTGGCGAGCAGAGGAATGCTGACCTTTGCCTCTCTCGTGGATGTGTCCTCCAAGGAAGCAGCGTAAATCTCTGGCCGACAGAGAACAGGGACGGGCAAAAATGAgtcaacattttcaaattctgcAGCCCCCTTCCCCTCCAATGGTAAAGCAAACGAACTATACCAACAGTCTTTAAGCAAGGAGGcctttcagagtttttttttttttttttttttgtagcggAGTCAGAGAGAGTCCCGAAACGGGGCTTGGGCTTTGTGTTTGCCTGGTCACAGCTGGGTTATTTCTGTGAGTCCAGCTGCAGGCAGTTGCCGGCTAcgctgcagggtgtgtgtggggcagaCAGCTCTCCTGcgaggagcagggagagtggggggaggggccgcTGCGAACAGAGCAGTTCTACAGCCATCCCTCTGCCTTAACTAAATCACTGTGGAATGCAGCAGGCTGTTTCAGAAGCTATCTTTACACCACTTTGATCTGAAAGGGGTTTGCTCTTTTTAACGTGCTTAGAAAGCCTGTTTTGGATTGATTGATAGAGCCAGCTTCTCAAGAGTGTGACACAAAAAAGGAAGTAGAACTTTacctgtgtatatgtataaaaaacaCAACCCACAAGAGCTTTTATTGGCTGTTTGCATGAAATATTGCTGGAAAAATGGACTCCAGATGTTAACTTAAaattaggctttttttttagttctggGAAATGGTAATTGCACTGGTCTATCTGTAATGTGGTACTAAAATATGATTAAGTAGTGTGCTGACTGTATGTTCCTGTATCGTGGCTGAGCTTGTTTTATGGGATGAAGAGCAGAAGGACCGTAGAAGAATTTCTTTATGAGCGTGATTTCCagtgtctctctcctcaggtGAGTCTGGTTTGGGGAAGTCGACCCTGATCAACAGCTTGTTTCTCACAGACCTCTACCCTGAGCGGGTCATTCCTGGAGCTGCAGGTAAGAATTGCCTAACTCACCTTTCCTACTGTACCTAACACTTAAGTCTCTTACATTGATTCACCCAGCAAAGCACCTTGCTTAGTTTGGTTTTTGCAAAAGAGTCAGTGTCTACCAGATTCAGGAATGCAGGTAGGTGAGTGTGCATATAAGAAGTGATAACTTCCTCTTAACGTTCGTTTGTGAAACTATGTCGGCCGACCAGTGCGGCTGATTAAAATAAGTACCTGAACCAGAACTGCTGGATGACGGTGTGTGGAAGGAGAGGATGTGAAAAACAGGCTGCACACAGCGCTGGTACTGCAGTCAGGGACTGAAACTGCGAGAGAATTCGTTTCCCTGACGCTGAGCGCACTGGCCGCATGCTGAAGGCAGGGGTGCGGGAAATCAGCACAGACAAGGGCACAGAAACGCTCTGTCTCTCCAAACGCTGAAAACGGTGCCAAGGGTGGGTCTAGTAGACTGTGTCATCCAGGGAAAGAGCCGAGCTCTTAGCATAACCTTCTTCTGTGCACTTCTGAAAATTTGTCTGGATAAGGGCATATGCTAAATGACCTAACCTGTAAGCTGCAGAAATCTGATGTTTATAAAATCAAGGGGCATTGACTCGATGTGTGCTCGATGCTCACCTGAGCCTTCCCAGggttcattttcacatgcatGTTAACTGTTTTCCACAAAACGGTGATTTTAAACCACGGTTGTAAACTGCAGCTGTAAAATTGTCGCTGTGTTTTCGGGGCGTCAGGCCTGAGTCTCTGGCTTTAAGCGGGCCTCAGGTCTGGCTCAGAGTAACTTGGTGTCAGAGGAAAGCCTGAGATTGTGTCCCTCTCGTACCTGTGTCCCTGCAGAGAAGATCGAGCGCACGGTGCAGATCGAGGCGTCCACCGTGGAGATCGAGGAGCGGGGCGTCAAGCTGAGGCTCACGGTGGTGGACACGCCTGGATACGGCGACGCCATCAACAGCCAGGACTGGTACGCTCTGCTCCGCCCCCCCGTTACCGAACGCCCCCAGCGTGGCTCTGTGCACCTTTACAGTACTGATTACACTGCCATTTCAGAGTACTCAGCATGAAGATCATGTGAGTCAGTTTAACGAAAGatcagcagcagctgcctcATTTCTATGTCATCGGCTCTAATGCGGTGGCGTTACCTTTGTAACGTATGCAGACCTCGGGGGGAAagttacaacaaaaacaatggagTAAAGCCAAGTCCTGTGTTGAGTGATGCTGTACGCGGAGTTGTTTAATGTAACTCCAACTCTGTGTCTTAAGAGAAATATGGTAGACGTATATTATGGTTAGGTTAAGGGTTACATCGCATTAACTACATCACATTAATCTTAATAGTAACGCTACCATAGTAGACGTAAGCTTGTAAGCTGTAGATTGATGATCATTATTTAGGTTGGGACATATGTGAAGCATCCAGAACAGTCAAAACCGGCTCAGGACTGAATAATTTAATGATCTGTTTCGAGCCTGTAGTATTTCAGGCTCATGAATCTCCCATCAGTAAAGCAGCTTTCTCTCCTGATGCAGCAGGAGATGACGGGGACTCCTGCGTAAGAATCTGAGATTCCGCCCTGCTTCTCCGGTTCAGGTGGTTTTTAAATCGCAGCCGAGTGAGGCAGCTCTCATCTCTTGAGGATAATGCGCTTGTGTGAAAATACAGCATCCGGAAAGAAATAATGCTGAAGCTGTTGGTTGTTAAAATAGTTTCCTCAGTCTATGGAATTTCTCCTTAGCCTATACCTTAAAGCTGCCAGAAAACTGTTGTTGGAAATTCTTTCCTAAAACACCCTTTTGAGagcagctggctagctagctaggtggctaATGCTCCTTTCcaagtaaatggaaaatggacaaatgtaaaatttagcATCACATCAAAGCACGATTTGTCAAGATTTACTTCTTTCTTGGAATTGGTTGTTGTTCAGTCAAATGTTTTCTTGTTCAGTAGGTAGCTGCAGAATGTCTGCTGTTGGAATTTTAAGCTGGAGTGCCTGAGGGGGAAAGGTTTCTAATGAGTGCGTGAGAGGCAATTGCTAGATCAGGGGAGGAGTTAAACTGTACTCTAAAGGTATAGGACATTAACACTAACTGAGATTAGCATGCTGTGTACGTCACTGTGGCTGGATGCCTGCAGGCCTGGGCCAAGACCGGCCTCTCGGCTCATCTGTATGGTACTCGGCACAGCCAGAACTGGGCTGAGCGGAATCGctcctgtttattttcctgGTGCAGAGCGAGGACTCTGGGTATTTTATTTCCCGCTTGCCTTCAATAAACAAAAAGTGCAGTGCAGAAAGCTCTCCGcgtattgttttattgtgttactgacagAAATGCCACAAAATGGAGGAACGGTAGCAAAGAGGCATTTGATAACTGCTCGATTCGCATTAGCATGACCCGTTTTCCTGTCAGTATGTGAATGCAGCACACACTCCACAGCGAGCTGCATCTTTACGGGTGCAGGCGCTGGTTTAAACCACGCCTGTAGACGTGCGGAAGGGGGTGTACCGATACCGCATACCTGTGTAAActcaacaacagcagcacaaacctCTGTTTGGAACGGTGCCAAAATATTTGGAGCATCACGCCAAATGTTAGGTGGCTAATTTCCTTGAATAACCGGGTTCATACAGGCTTAAAACAAAGCCAGTGCTGTAGCCTAATGCTAATTACATGTGAGGATTAGCAGgtgttataaacaaaaaaaacattatacagTATGATAAATGTAGAGTGGGAAAGTCAAGCTAGCTTTTATATAGACAGTGGGAAATAACACTGAGAGTGCATTAACTGCTGGCGTATGGGGAAAGAGCACAGGCTATTGTGGAAAGAGTCATGACACTCCATGTTTGTACATGCACTCCATCCCTGTGGAAACCAGTAAAAAACTCCATTTTTGGGCGGTCCTGACCTGACCCGGTCCAGTCCATCTGCCCCTCAGTGTGGCCTGTGGGAGCGAGGCAGGGGAGAGTCTGAATCATGCCTGTGTGCCTATCCAcccacttcctgctctgtgtgggagggggcTGGCCGAGCGGGACCAGGAAGTGGCAGTGACCTTCCCCAGACTGCTCTATCTTTGGCCCCTGCTGCCTCGTAGCAGACATGTGGGAAGTGAAGACAGGAACGGAGCAGATCACCATGCCAGAAATGCAGGAAAGcggtcatttttttcccagacttTCTGGTGTTTACAACATTGGTGTCGTGTGTAATCCTGCAACACAggttttcagtgttcagtaaCATTGTACACGTTGTGCTACACACATTTGGCTGTGCATTGCGAGGATCAgtgtaattatataaataaaccGCGAAACAATTCTGATCTCTCTCGGTTTGCTCCATTAGCTGTAGAACCCTCTGGCAGAGGCCCTCCATACTTTCATTTGATCATCAGACCCTACACCCTCTGGGCATCTGGGAGTTCTCCCCCCACAAAAACAACATCCTGACCTTTCCTCACTTCATCACTGACTACATTCTTTCACATTCTGACCTTTttaagtgctgtgtgtgtgtttaacagcTCTGGTTGTTTGCTTGGATCTGCTCatgcttggttttgttttttatcagtgttttgCCTGCTATTCTGCGTCTCCTCGTTCTTTTTATGGCATGGCTATATATATCTTGCCGTCACTGCCTTGTAAGTTACTCTGTAAAAAGAATCTGTCGTGTAAATGAATAGCATTCTTCAGTCATAAGTATGAACTCCCTCCAGTAGCTTTGAGTGGTGCTTGCGCCCTATTCAGACTCCCATATCTCTGCTGTCTGATGCACAGTGACCTCAACACAGGAAACACCTGAAGAGCTGAAAGTTGGGCCCTCCCAGTTCACACCGCTGCCTGGCAGACTGCTGGAGCGTACCATGTGTGCTCCCCCCATGGGGGTGTTTTACTTATCACATGGCTGTTTGCCTGGCATACGGTTGTGTTGTGCCTGGTAGGGCTGTAGCCAGCGCTCCTGTGGGTGATACTTTTTTGGTTCGTTGGGGGTCTCACTGTGCTCTTCCCTCGACAGCTTCAGCACCATCATCGCCTACATTGATGACCAGTTCGAGCGCTACCTCCACGATGAGAGTGGACTGAACCGCAGGCACATCGTGGACAACAGGGTTCACTGCTGCTTCTACTTCATCTCCCCACTGGGGCACGGGTGAGCGGGCCACTGGCGCCACCTGCTGGCAGATTGGGTTGCTTCTCCAAAAAAGCAACTCCTCGGTCTCTGAGGTTCACGTTTGCTTTGATGGATCTCATGTGGTTTCCAGGCTGTTTGTTTGAGTTCACTTTGCTTGACTGGGCCCTTCTTAAGTGCCAGGACTGACCCCCGTGTGTCTCCTGCAGCCTGAAGCCTCTGGACGTCCAGTTCATGAAAGCCATTCACAACAAAGTCAATGTGGTTCCTGTCATCGCCAAGGCCGACACGCTGACGCTGAGGGAACGAGAGAGGCTCAAGCGCAGGGTATGGcgcccctccccaccccttcATCCCCTTCTGTGGTCCAGTGTATCCACCCAGACCCTTGGATTGCCATGTGATTCACAGCTTCAAACTGTTGAACGAATAACTGCAGGAAACACAACTAAAAAAATTTCTTCAAAGGtttttgattttcacatttcttgGAGGAAAACTTTTGAATGAATAAAGCGTAAATTTCATTATGGCTTTATTCATTCAAAAGTGTAGAGTATGATTTCAGTTACAACAGAGTGCTACATTCGCTGCTACAGTGCTCCCAAAGTAAAGTTGCTTTCCAGCCAAGAGACTGATGtggcttgttttctgtttccccCCTCTTTAGATTCTAGATGAGATTGACGAGCATGGTATTAAGATCTACCATCTCCCCGATGCCGAGTCCGACGAGGACGAGGACTTCAAGGAGCAGACCCGAATTCTGAAGGTTCCCCCTACTTCGGCTGTCTGCAGCCCCTTAAAAACCCCCTTACATTAGTTATGCTGAGCTTGTAACATTCTTTAACCTGCATAGTTTACCCATTGTCCATTCATATAGGTAACCATTTACAGCAGTAGGTCAGGTCAGTGGAATTGCTTATGGGTACAGCACTAATGTCCACTGGGCAGCCTTGGATTTTGACCTGTGAACTTCTGCCAAGAAGTCACATACCACTACGAGTGTGGCACGGTGCCCCCTAGTGTTCCCGGTGCCGTGGTGCAAGTATGACCGTGCTGTCCCCTGTTCCTCCAGGCGAGTATCCCCTTTGCGGTCGTGGGCTCCAACCAGCAGATCGAGGCCAAGGGGAAGAAGGTGCGGGGCCGCCTGTACCCctggggggtggtggaggtggagaacCCTGAGCACAACGACTTTCTCAAGCTGCGCACCATGCTCATGTGAGTGTCAGCCGGCTGCCTGCAGGCGCGCTGTGCATGTAAAACTCGGTATTTCAGTCCTGTGACGGGTTTTTACCCAAGGGTCAGAGCCCAGGAGGATCCTTTCGCACACAAACTCTTAGCTGCTTCATTCCACTTACTGTAGTGTCATTGATCCACTTTGATCACCCTTAAAATGAGttactttttgtcattttaagagAGCTGGTATTTCTGTTTCAGCGCAGTCTTCTGTTAACTAGGGCGGGGCATGTTTGTGTATTACAGTCTCAGACACGCATGCTCTGACCCTCAGGGGTTGTGGGTTTGAGTTCCACCACGTTGCCTGTCTGACAGAATGTGATGTTTTGACTGAATAAGGAGGCTAAGCTGATGTTATGTCCCCTGCAGCACCCACATGCAGGACCTGCAGGAGGTGACCCAGGACCTGCACTACGAGAACTTCCGCTCCGAGCGCCTCAAACGCGGCGGCAGGTTGTCCTCACATGGTTAcattctgcctctgtctcctgcGTACGtacctgtctgcctgcctgtcttaCTAAACCTCCCCGACCTCCCTGGGATCAAATGGTGCCAGTCAGAGTGCCCTTCAGATACAGCACATAGTCAAAATGCCCTTCAGATACAGCACATAGTCAAAATGCCCTTCAGATACAGCACATAGTCAAAATGCCCTTCAGATACAGCACATAGTCAAAATGCCCTTCAGATACAGCACAGAGGGTCAAAACGCCCTTCAGATACAGCACAGAGGGTCGAAACGCCCTTCAGATACAGCGCAGAGGGTAGAAACGCCTTTCAGATCCTGCACAGAGGGTCGAAACGCCCTTCAGATCCTGCACAGAGGGTCGAAACGCCCTTCAGATACAGCGCAGAGGGTCGAAACGCCCTTCAGATACAGCGCAGAGGGTAGAAACGCCCTTCAGATCCTGCACAGGttaaagacagcacagagaatCAGAACTCCATATTGTGTGAAACATATGCATAGAGAAgcatataaatgtatgtttcttCAGTGAAATGTGGTGGGAGACCTTCCCTATGTAGGGAAACGGCTGGCAGAGAGTGGGGTTTCTGGCTggtctgcccccccccttcgTCACATGCCTGTGAACTAACGCGATGATGGAGGTGGCcagcaaaaacaaagctgtCTCTCTTAACAGCTGATAAGAAAAGTGCTACTTCCTGCCGTAAACCCAAGGGGCTGCATGCCTGGCTGATAGAAAAAGCCCAGCCTTACCGAATCACAGCCGTTAGCACACAGCATACTTCAGAGTGTTCTCGCAAGACGTCAGCTTGGAAATGACCGTTTTGGTAACAGTGAAGTAGTGTAGTTTTTACATCTCCGCTCTGGGGACAACGGCTTCAGCCGCAGGGGTCGTGAGTGCAGAGCTGTTATTACTCCACTTTAAGCCTTACCCGTCACAAAGTCATCAGTACAatcttttcaaaacatatgaCTTGTACGTCAGGGAAATGTCCCGATGCACGTCCCATCCATCCCGATGCACAGTGTACATACACTGGAACGCTACGGTGTACGTCACAGGGAGCTGCAGCCGCCGGGGCGAGTTTGCTGCAGCGTTCCCGCCCGTTGTTAACCCCTGTTTGCCGCTTCGTGTAAATCATCAGGTGTTCGCCAGCGCGGCGGGGAGGCGGCGTTGCTGCCGTCCTCGCGGGCGGCGACCGGTGGGGGTCCCGTTTCAGAGCCAGGGAGGGGGAGGTACTGCTTAGAGCTCTGTCGCATCCTGCCCTCAGcctcacactgcactgctgctgctcctgcaccctctctctgcacctccttCCCAACTCTGCGCCTCGCTcccctcacactcactggctcCTGTCTCCTCTATGAATGTCATTTTCCCACTCCTTCACTTCGGACTCCGGCACAATGCGGTACTGAGCAGTACCAGGCGGTACCAGGCGGTACCAGTGTCAGAGCAACTTTAAATCCTCATATAGATGTATGCTGTGATGTTGCCAGCAGAGACTGCCTTTTTTGTACTGCCTGTGTAATGTTTGACTGtaattgacatttttaaatgtgttttgtacttCATGGACTGATTATAAAGATGACacttaatctttttttgcaGTAAAGCTTATTTAGCATTTGTCTGAAGGGTAACTACTGTGACCTTATGGGCTGGAGCTGTTAATAATGCAGCTACTGAGGCGAGAAGGGCTACTTAAGTAGCTCCACAGGGATTGGTGCATGGCCTTGGCCAATCAGAGCGCGAGGAATGGGAACGTGCAGCCTCACCCTCGCTCTGCCTGTTGCAGGAAGGGACCGGAGCCCGAGGAGATGGACAAGGACATGAtcctgcaggagaaggaggctGAGGTAGGGGCCGTTTCTGTTCCCTCACAGGCCTGAGCGATATGCAGCAGCGTGCAGGTGAGGGGCCGGTGTTGTGGGTTCTAAAAGGGCCAGTGGAGTCCTCACTTTTGCCCTCGTTGGAGGGGTAGACGTACACGTTTGCCCCCATTCTCAGCCCAGTCCCGCCTGTCGCCGTTTTTCGGAGACCGAGCGTGCCCGCGTCCGGAATCGGGCGTGTCTGACCCCCCCCCGTGTTCTCCCCCTCCCAGCTGAGGCGCATGCAGGAGATGATCGCCAAGATGCAGGCGCAGATGCAGAagcagggagacggagagggggACAGCCAGCAGATGTGAGGTGGGTAGCGACACTGCATGCAAATCATCACACCTGCCCCTGTTACAGACCCTTTACACCTTCCCAATAACACACCCATTACACCTCCCCCATAATACACCCATCGCACCTTCCCCCATTACAGACCCATTACACCTTCCCAATAACATACCCATTACACCTCCAACCATAATACACCCATCACACTTTCCCATTTCAGACCCGTTACACCTTCCCAATAACGTAGCCATCACACCTACCTGAGTAATACACCCATTACACCTTCCCCAATAATGCACCCATTACTCCTTTCCCTGTAACAGACTGTATTTCAGAGAGAGCTCCTGTACCACATTTCATCTTAATCAGATATACAAGGCATGTTGGACTGCCCTCTGAAAAACAATGTCACTCATTCAGTCTTATCTTGTTATTAGAGCTTGAAGTCGGTTTGAGGTGTTTTGGAAAAGGTTAGC from Megalops cyprinoides isolate fMegCyp1 chromosome 20, fMegCyp1.pri, whole genome shotgun sequence encodes:
- the sept2 gene encoding septin-2 isoform X2 encodes the protein MSQADKLKQGQFTNPETPGYVGFANLPNQVHRKSVKKGFEFTLMVVGESGLGKSTLINSLFLTDLYPERVIPGAAEKIERTVQIEASTVEIEERGVKLRLTVVDTPGYGDAINSQDCFSTIIAYIDDQFERYLHDESGLNRRHIVDNRVHCCFYFISPLGHGLKPLDVQFMKAIHNKVNVVPVIAKADTLTLRERERLKRRILDEIDEHGIKIYHLPDAESDEDEDFKEQTRILKASIPFAVVGSNQQIEAKGKKVRGRLYPWGVVEVENPEHNDFLKLRTMLITHMQDLQEVTQDLHYENFRSERLKRGGRKGPEPEEMDKDMILQEKEAELRRMQEMIAKMQAQMQKQGDGEGDSQQM
- the sept2 gene encoding septin-2 isoform X1; translated protein: MSQADKLKQGQFTNPETPGYVGFANLPNQVHRKSVKKGFEFTLMVVGESGLGKSTLINSLFLTDLYPERVIPGAAEKIERTVQIEASTVEIEERGVKLRLTVVDTPGYGDAINSQDCFSTIIAYIDDQFERYLHDESGLNRRHIVDNRVHCCFYFISPLGHGLKPLDVQFMKAIHNKVNVVPVIAKADTLTLRERERLKRRILDEIDEHGIKIYHLPDAESDEDEDFKEQTRILKASIPFAVVGSNQQIEAKGKKVRGRLYPWGVVEVENPEHNDFLKLRTMLITHMQDLQEVTQDLHYENFRSERLKRGGRLSSHGYILPLSPAKGPEPEEMDKDMILQEKEAELRRMQEMIAKMQAQMQKQGDGEGDSQQM